In Alnus glutinosa chromosome 7, dhAlnGlut1.1, whole genome shotgun sequence, the sequence ggatggctGTCTGGACGGGtgatctgctgcacgcaatttcgaTATCTGTCATAcccgcatccggaccatggtaggctggcgtccgaacggttgagtttgaattgcgaacttgccttaaggagtagcgcgtccggacggttgcagcaatcttcccatatttgattttagaaagaaaatctgaagctttggtcgaacactgagagtcgtccgaaCAGGTTgttgaaacgtccagacggatgcaagctggagcagttcgaagcttctcgacacagatgaaggtccggacgggaatccacgtcgtccgaatggatgatgctttagtttgatgagcatccggacggtatgacacgttgtccggacggctgacagggaatcaaattttctgacttgtaatctACGCAGAATCTTATTGAAGTactctgaatagtagaattcctgttAAAAAGAATCTTTACAacgaagtgattttgtccaacagaatgtggccaattacaaactaacagtgAGTGGtcgacgagagagagaagagagtgagagtgagatgGAATATCAGAGATCgacgagagagaagagagttttgGGGTAAGTAGtcgacgagagagagaagagagtgagaatgaagagaggagagagagagatagcagCCTTCTAGGAAGAAAatgcaaaaattgaaaaaattaatagcaaagtcaaatttgaaatctaaatattaGTGCGAGCGAgatttcgtgtcccgcgcatTCACACaggttttttaattaatttttttaatctatttaaGCAAATAGAGACGTGTGTTATTTTTcatgtggctaattggccacgtggcaaatAACCCACCTGGCTAGAATtttaatttgtcaaaaaaaaaaataataaattagccacATGGTATATattccacgtggccaattggagACGTGGCCATTACaccacgtggctaatttattaaaatttgtaaaaaaaaaatgaaaaaatttcacttcCTGAAAAAATATGAacattttagccacgtggcttatGTACCATGTGGCTAATTGGCGAAGTAGAAATAATCaacgtggctaattggcgacgtgAAAAAATCCACATGGCCAATTACCTGCACAAACATTTCGCTACATAGTGTTTTACCCAAGTGGCGAAATAGCGACGTGGATAATCTACCATATAGCGAAAATCGTCACATGGCTACAGTATTGggtactgtagccacgtggctaaactgcaagttttttgtagtgtacggattatatttcacatatttaattaatagtatatatgCGAGTAGGAGTAATGGTTCTAATGCTACTCTTTACAGTTTACACTATATTTTCGCTTCAGTTTCACACACCAGTTGATGCTGCATGCTTTAAGTTGCTTTTTTATAtaaaccacttaaaaaaaaaaaaaatgttagctaCTTAAAGGGTGCCACGTCAACCAATGTGAAGTTGGTGTCAAAATCTAGTGTGAAAAGCAACATTATTTGTGCCAGTAGTTTCCAATTTTGTTAGATCAAACGCTACCCTGCAACTATGACATAACTTAACCCACCTCAACACATTCTGGCATGGCTAATTTTGCGCCTTGACGCCGTCATCCCATCTCAACCAATCTTAGCTCGGACATGCATACGACCAATACTTACTCCCCCTCTTGGGGACAGCTACTTATAATAATTACGGCTTGAATCCCGTATAGTTGAGTAGtcacataataaatatattgtaacatcttataaaatttttaaatggcaTAGTTATGTACTGtcaaatacaacaaaataaaatttaaattttcaaatgaaTATCATTTATTTTACTTAAATTGAAGAGAATCTTATTCCTAGCGCTAGCTGATAAATGAACATTGATTGAAAATTTGCAAAGCTTTGGTATTTCAAAGCACTACGAGGTGAAAGTGAAGGGAAACAGTGTTTAGGCTTTGGAGTATGACACCCAGAAAATGGGTCCAGTGGGTGTAAATCTTAATTCGTATCTTGTTGCTATCCTCATTGAAGTCAAAACCCACTCATTGAAACAATATAAAAATCTTaaatatatttgaataaaaaaaaaggacctgTACATGTATTATAAACAATTAAGTTATTAAATACAATGTAtccctttgggctttaccctGTGAATATAAGTCATAAACCGAACTACGTAAATTCtgtcttttttctctctcttgcttccgTTATTattctgcttttattttattttagatttatacacaaatctcaacatggtatcaaagccgcCTTTCATTCACCTAAAGAGTTCACTTATCCCTCCATCCACTGCCAAGAGTTTCTGCCTTTGAAACTTTGCACCTCCAAAGTTGTTCAATCACCTTGTTAGTTGCACCAATCGATAAATATGAAGCAGACGATTCCATTGCCGCCAAGATCACCGCCATAGTCATCGTCACGTGCCTCCACGCGCCATCATAGTCCTCCAATCACATCTCTAGTCACATCAATGGATAGATCAGCCGCCACCTGTTCCTGATCTGCCACAATCTACCCCATAAGACCAAGAACGTGCCTCCACATGCCACTACACGATTTTGCTGCTTCGTCCACACGCTCCACGCGCCTCCACCTGCCACCATGCATTGCTTCCACCAGCCATATGAGGAAGGTAAATCCCAGATCTATCTGGGATCGGAAACTGTCGATCTACCAAATCGCCGCAACAACTCTCACTAGGGAGCAGCCACACTTCGCCACGCCCCATCTCTATTGACTGCGCGTGTCCTCCACGCACTAGGACTCGCCAGTCCAACCCAGCTTTTGCGCGCCACATCGTTTCCCAGCCCACGGTTCCACTTGTAATTGCGCCACACTAGATCGCAGCCATGAGGTCTTACTTTCTCCTTTTGATATACTCACCCACACCAAATCATATACTTCAACTAAGCTCACAAGATTTGAGTGCTCCTGTATGCACCAGATCCGAACCCTTCCAATgggttccaaaaaaaaaaaaaaaaaaggtgtaaaCAAATCACTTCACGCTCGCCACGCACCATGTCGGGATTGGTGCGCCAACCTGATAACTGCCCAATTGggcttatcattttttttttcttttttgctcgcAGTCGGTTCTTGGCCCACAACGCCTACCAGccccttttcaaaaaaaaaaaaaaaaagaaagaaaagagagaagaaggagaagtgGATCATTCTTTTTTCAGTTTCAGGCTCAAGTCAGCGTTCGTCAGTCTTCATCACTAGCTGTCACCTGCCGCTCGCCAGCCTCTTGTCTCCTCCGGCAGCATCCGTCAGTCTTCTCCACTAGCTTCCATTTCCTATTTTCAAACTTAAGCCTCTAGACTTTTTCacattgagtttgaggggggaaGTTAGAATACATTCATAATATATTCTAAATCTattatgaatataatattacttatttatatttcctaGCCTAAGTCGATATGTGTTTCCTAGTATAAGTCGATTTAAGTTTGCTTGTGGAAGttgacttattcaactataaatatgGATCTATGTATTATAAACAATTAAGTTATTGAGCACAAtttagccctttgggctttaccctgtagacgtaggtcatagaccgaattATGTAAATTCTCTGTCTCTTTTTTCTCCCTTACTTCCGTTATTATTCcgattttattctattttaaatttatatctcaatagaaacaaatgaagcataagagtttattttgttgcatttaaaCGTGTATATTGTGCCGAATTATTTTGTAACATACTATAAATGCCTACTCATTAGAAAGCCTAAAAAGTTCACGATAAAAGACTGACTACCAATCCTCCAGCCATGTCACGACAACCTATTCTCTGTCCAAAACAGCCGGATCCCAACCGGCTGGCCGGGATCTAGTCGTTCCCCGGCCAGAACGGCCAGGATTTTGCCCCTACACGGCCAGAATGGCCGGATcccggacgacatggatttgGCCCCTCCCCGGCCGACCGGCCTAGATCTGGCCATTCCCCGACCAGAACGACTGGATTCCGACCTATTGGCAGGGGAAACATGCTCGGGAGTTTCCTTCCGACCGAATTATGGCCTATTGGCCGGGGAAACGTGCTCGAGAGTTTCCTTCCGACTGGATTCCGGCCTATTGGCCGTGGAAACTTGGTCGGGAGTTTCCTTAGAGAGTGAGAGTGCTGAGAGGGGGATGGATTTGGTGTTTTTAGGTTTATAGtatatttgttgtaattttgattttttatgagtTGTTAACTTATAATTGAATACTGTAAAATAAAGGTTTTACAGCCTATCCTTATTGAAGGTAAATCCATATCtagatatatatttaaaaaaagggttaaagacatatttggtatgtgtagtttaaaaactttattttttggtacctcagtttcatttcgcttCACATATGGTATTGAGAAAAGACTGActtggtacctccgtctattttttcgtccaaattttaacgtaCTGCCAGGtggcacaatatatatatatatatatatatatatatatatatatatatatatatatatatatatatatatataaaatctttaaaaattaattaaaaaattaaaattaaaaaaactttttttaaaaaaaaaaaaaatggtggctgAGCCATCCCTATGgcatttagaaaaaaaaatataaaaaagaaaataaaaaatttgggggcCGAACCAatacccccaagggccaaaaagaaaaggaaatatatatatatatatatatatctagatTGGAACATCAATTTTGGCCCTtgaggggtggttcggccacccacaAGAGCCAAAaccctccaattttttttaaaaaaatatatttttttaagttttattaatttaattttgtttaactaatttttaaagattttaaatttttatttttggaaaaaatacaattaagccccccaaactatcaccctttctccggatggtcCCCTAAACTACTAAGAATTGCACTCtagctccccaaactaccaaaacctttgaaaaatgtttattttggcaaaatatccccataatgcccctaccacgtgtcatttttcaattaaaaaaataaaaattttaaattttaaaaaattagaaaaattagaaaaaaaatttaaaaaaataaataaaatttattttttattttttatttttatttttattttgaaaaaaaatattgcaaacgacgagcaagtctatcatcgttGTAGAAGACTTCGATCGGTTTTTGACAGAAAAATCAACGGTCGTGAGCTTGTTCATTGATGTTCATATCTATTTTTCTCTCTGtgattttttcttaaaaaaataaaaataagaaataaaattttagtttttttttatttgaaaaatgacacgtggcaggggtattatggggatatttcgctaaaaatgacattttttaaaagttttggtagtttggggggcaaAGTGCAAGCCTTAGTAGTTTAGAAGGCTATTTAGAGAAAGGGTGGTAATTTGATggactaaattttattttttcctttattttttttatattgtgccacgcGTCAACCCTCATTAATTGACACGTGACaatccgttaaaatttggacggaaaaatagatGGAGGTACCAAGTCagtctttttccaaaactcaggtaccatttgtgaagcgaaatgaaactgaagtactaaaaaataaaatttttaaaccacataTACCAAATACATCTTTTACgctaaaaaaaatgattttacaaCCAATGAATATTGCATCCTAGGAAAGCAATAGAACTCCATAGCCCTGCAATTTAGAGCTTATTCaagcaaaaaaacaacaataataCATGCTTGCTTAAATAATAGGATCGATTCTAGAACTTTTCTTGGCCGTCTATTTGATTTCTTCCTCTAAGAATCATATATGTGTTCGCAGATGACACAGTGCTCCAAGATCAATCTTGCCATGACGCTTCCTTCTTCGATTTTCTGCTCTTTGCTACGCTTGTTCCACAAGTGTAATGCGTAAGTCTGCTCACTGTACAGATCGGCCACCACGTCCTCCACCCACTGCGACTCCGCCTTGGTGTGCGGCTTCCGGAAAAGCCTGTTTATCCCGTTCCAGTCGACCGCATAGAACGACTTGGGCGGCAACACCGTTATGTTATAGCCGGGTGTATTTCCGACCCTCTCAATAACCCTTGAAACCAAGTACGGCCCGTTGAAACCCCATTTGTTTCCGTTAAAAGTTGACGCAAATTCGTGCAAGAAATCCAATAGAATCGGATGGTTTATGTCGAAGATCATGGCTGCTCCGTTTAGTCTCGTCCAGGCTCCAGTCGATGAATCCTTACTCTGTGCTCCGACTGCATTTCTCAGCCCAGAGATGTCTTTCAGAATTATGAAATCTGTGTCCAAGTATACGCCGCCGTACTTGTATAACATGGCGAGTCTGACAAGATTGGAGAGATTGTTGAACAATGGAATATATCCAGGGTCCTTCCTCCCGCTCTTCAAATCTTCAAGCCAGCCTTCCGCCGGTGTGTTCTTGACCAGAAACGGAACGTCCGGTGTGATTGCAAGGACTTTGAACCCGCGATCCAGTAGTGGTTTTAAGATTCTGTACCTGTTAGATTGtacattaaattattaaatttatcattttctatcgAATGATTTATCATGATTCTATGACATGGCATTAGAACAATGGTTCTTGAGtgtttctttcatttatttcttattttaattaaatattttgttaacatactaaaatattaaaatataaataaatgactGATTTCCAGCTTAATTAAACTCTTAAAGGAAAACAGAGATTTAACGGTAAGTACCCGCTCTTGGTGTCCATGGTGTTTGATATGATCATCAAGCAGCCTTCAGGGTGGACTTTGAAAAGGGTATCGACGGCCAAGAATTCTCTTTTTCCGAAGGACCTTGCCATCGAGAACCATGTCATGTAGAACTGAACGCTACAACCATGGTTGAAGAACTCCAGAACTCGGCCATGAAACTTCTGCGACAAGTCGTTTGACTTGAGTATCTCAAGCTCCGGTAGTTTTCTCCGGAACCAATTCAGTCTTTCTTCTCTTGAGATGTTGTCCGGTGGAATAAGAGGATCCTGAGTCTCGGAATCCTCCTCTCCATCAACCTTTTCCTGCGTGGGAAGCAACGGCGCCGTGCTAGTACTAAGAGCTGACTCCATTGCTGGTGCTTCTCTTTTCTGAGTCTGATGCGGATCAAGAATTTGATCATGATGGTTGCCGGAAAGATTGGAGACGATGCTGTCAGCGTAGATGAGAAAGAATATAGCCACAAATGAGATGGTGGAGAAGATGGGCGATTTGGCGGTGCGGCTAAGAAGCCGGTAATCAAACATCTTCTTAGACATTCTTTTCATCAGACTCATTAATTCGAGTTGAATATATATGGAAATGAAGAACACGAAGGGCTTTGAAGATTAATACAGTGATCAGGCTCAAACAGGAGGCTCTGTTGTAGAATCTCTGCGCGTACGTAGTTGATTTATATGGTTTTTGCATGCGTTGGTGTAGGCTTGAACGTTGAAAACATGTGCGATAGAAGTCATATATGGAGTAACAAGATTCATGACGGAATTCAATTAGGTTGTATATCAGAGGGATGATCCATCAGCTATAAATATTAAAGAGGATATATAGTGATTGAACGTATATATGCGGGGACCTTTACGCTCGGAGAAATTATTAGGAACCTGACCGGTGATATGTTGACTCAAGCTCTGTGATAAGGAGCTGAAAACCATTGAAATGGTAGACCGGAtggggaaatatatatatatatatatatatatatatatatatatatatatatatatatatatatatatatatatatatatatatatatatatatatataggagatgTATCTGAGTTTAaccttttattaaattatttgttaaggaTTTAAAATTGATCAAATTACTCCTTAATTAAGCTATACTATGttgttaattaaatatatcGCTCTCTTGCAAAATTATGACACATAGACGTAAGACCATGTTATATATACTCAACAAAATAGTTTcacattaattacaacaaaaacagaaacaaaaacaaaagagaaggaAGGTGAGTGCGTGACAACTCGATCACCATCCGACAAAGGGCGTAAGCGAGGCGGGGTTGCATTACCCAAGTGCTCCCACAAGTAAGGTGAATGGGTGAATGGGTGAGGCAACCCACCCATCCACGTAAGGCATGGCCGGGTCGGGACCCACCCAAGTCCACTCAACGAGTGGGGTCAATGGATGATTGGCCACCTATCCAATGTATCCATGCTCCCTTTcattgccctttttttttttttttttttttatttttttaacttttttgtaTATGTGTGTTAAGTTGAGGTGACACTTCTGTATACAGGTAACTATTTTATTGAATACGATGTATTCTTACATTTACGTTATACAATTTTCATTAATAACTCTAACAGCAATTATACTAATTAAAGGATCGGAGCAATTTGATAAGGAAGCAAAATTTTAAATCCTATTGAGTGACAGCCATTTAGTGCAGTTTGATGCACATTTACACCTATTACATCGTTAAATCAATTTAGGAGTAATGATGTATAGTTATAAGTCATAATATTTAGCCATTTAATAGAGCCCTTTGCGCCTATTTATACCTTTAACATCATGAAagcaaaatgaaataataattgtTAAATAGGGACTTTCGACGTCTTTTAATTttagaggatcctattccaatAATAATTGTGTATTTAAGGATGTGGGAGAAGTCAATGTGTTTCACGAACAAGGGGGAGGAAGTACAAATGTGCATCCAAAATTTATAACCTTATTCCATTATAAttgtatcaaaatttaatttgattCATCTATATGCATGTGGCGTAGGCAGCTACtgtatatggttttttttttttttttttttttaatttttttgaaacataATCTTCTGTATTATTGCCAAAAATCAGCAGGAAATGACCTCAAGGAAAAAGGTCTAGGGATTACAAATCTCCCTAAAAAGTTGAGTACATATGAAACTAGGAGGGAACTCAAGCCACCTAGTATCTAAAAGGTTGGATACAGCTTCTTGTGCAAGAGAATGAGCCACCCCATTTGCGTCGCGACGACAATGAGCAAAAGAAGCAGATTGGAAAGACTCCAATTCTTGATGCATGCTCTCAACAAAATGTCCAATACTGTGTAGGTAAGGAGGAGCTGCACATAAAGCTTGGATAACTTGAAGGGCATCCCCCTCAAAAATCACATTAGTAAAACCAACCTTTTTGGCAAAAAGTACCACATGGTGTGCCGACATTGTTTCCGCCATCTTAGGATCCACTACTGTCCGGTGGTAAGAAACTTTCACCCTCAAAAAATTGCTAAGATGATCCCATGCGACACACTCAAAACCAATAGAAGCCGAAACCTTATGAATAGATGCATCCCAATTAATCTTGACCATGTGCTGGCCGGGGAGGAGGTTGCGAAGAATAAGTGACTGCATTCACATCCCCAGCATCACATGGCCGAGTGGGATGAGGAGAATTGAACTGTTTAAAATCCGCACATGCCGTGGTGACCTCTTCCACAATGGATTTTGGGTGAGCAAAAATGCCTTCAAAGACAAGAGCATTCCTTCTAAACCAAATCTTCCTTGCCATCGTAGCCATGAGAGCCATCTGATCTTGGTTCAACCTGTTAAAAAGAAGATCAAAAAGCATTGCAAAGTTATCCACCAACAAAGAGCATTTCTGGAAACACATGGGACCAAGATCCCAAACATCTTGAGCACCAGGGCAATCCCATAATGCATGGACGTACAACTGACTCCTCCTCTAGAAGACACACAGGGCAAAGGTTGTTATCCACCACCTTCCTAGTGAACAGGTTTCCCTTTGTAGGTAATAAATTATGACAAGCCCTCCAGAGGAAAACCTTGACAGAGTTGGGGACTTTCAAGGACCACAGGATCTTCCATACTCCCCCATTATCAGTCGGGTGGGAGCATTCTCCAAAGGTACGTTGCTGTATCTCCTTTGCAAGGTGGTAAGCACTACGAACTGAGAAGACACCATTAGAGGTTCCTTGCCAAACCAATCTATCCAGAGGGAAGGTGGAACAAAGCGAGATGCTAGTAATGAGTtgagcttcctcttctgaaaaAATGGAATGGATAAGGTCCACATTCCAGCGCCTTAAATCCCTGTCAATAAGGTTAGACACCAAGGCATTTTTAGCAAGTAATCTAGGGGAAGATTGCACTAGGAAGGAAGTAGGTTTTGAAATCCACCAATC encodes:
- the LOC133873766 gene encoding uncharacterized protein LOC133873766, with the protein product MSLMKRMSKKMFDYRLLSRTAKSPIFSTISFVAIFFLIYADSIVSNLSGNHHDQILDPHQTQKREAPAMESALSTSTAPLLPTQEKVDGEEDSETQDPLIPPDNISREERLNWFRRKLPELEILKSNDLSQKFHGRVLEFFNHGCSVQFYMTWFSMARSFGKREFLAVDTLFKVHPEGCLMIISNTMDTKSGYRILKPLLDRGFKVLAITPDVPFLVKNTPAEGWLEDLKSGRKDPGYIPLFNNLSNLVRLAMLYKYGGVYLDTDFIILKDISGLRNAVGAQSKDSSTGAWTRLNGAAMIFDINHPILLDFLHEFASTFNGNKWGFNGPYLVSRVIERVGNTPGYNITVLPPKSFYAVDWNGINRLFRKPHTKAESQWVEDVVADLYSEQTYALHLWNKRSKEQKIEEGSVMARLILEHCVICEHIYDS